A genomic stretch from Quercus lobata isolate SW786 unplaced genomic scaffold, ValleyOak3.0 Primary Assembly Scq3eQI_107, whole genome shotgun sequence includes:
- the LOC115972852 gene encoding DNA topoisomerase 2-like encodes MMEYAQNTSSSIISLAEHFGTRISDHVPETPNRLSEDMIKCMSAIYCKLADPPLTHNGLSSPNSSMLSMSAFSPQDQCDMWSPGFRNNSSFDVRLDNPFHVEGLKEFSGPYSTMVEVPRIYRDGQKLGDTEHLLQNFRSLICRLEEVDPRMLSHEEKLAFWINIHNALVMHAYLAYGIPQNNVKRVFLLLKAAYNIGGHIISADTIQSSVLGCRMSRPGQPNLNASSTVFLSERAVPVAIFETDAEIMKHYVRRWCKISSDVGIRSIIDWSYYKQRLSSAIQKVITIPAAMQKVANPVPRVLHPDWLHKKVREKEDKFRQRKLVDIFSSLNRDAFLKKNSDAAGANGVMNEEIVKDLEDFGNKSRKSVTGPRIPADWEDREYIDDPSEVKPEGYDSIPKEIPDPKAKEPDNWDDEENGAWKPPKVPNPAYKGPWKPKKLRTLDYKGKTPWIDNPEFEDDPNVYGLKPIKHVGIEVWQVKGGSVYDNVLICDDPDYATQVVEEVFANREIEKEAFEEAEKVRKAREEEEAQRAREEGERRRRERGSDRRYRDRYKDRYRRDRRDYMDDYHKFLLNKREMELLKLENKVRFILAVVKGEIIVSNRKRADLFVELQTKGFTPFPKKTKAVEPEVAGATDDTEETEVKSPADSSSNGVQISDYEYLLAMAIGSLTIEKVQELCAERDKVNKEVDDLRKETPKSFWRTDLDALEGQLDELERSDVSQRS; translated from the exons ATGATGGAG TATGCTCAGAATACTTCGTCAAGTATAATCAGTCTGGCAGAGCATTTCGGTACCCGCATCTCTGATCATGTTCCAGAAACACCTAACAGGCTTTCTGAGGATATGATTAAGTGCATGTCAGCCATATATTGCAAGCTAGCAGACCCGCCTTTGACACATAATGGCCTGTCATCTCCCAATTCGTCTATGTTATCGATGAGTGCATTTTCTCCACAAGATCAGTGTGATATGTGGAGTCCAGGGTTCAGGAATAATTCTTCTTTTGATGTACGCTTAGATAATCCTTTCCATGTGGAAGGACTCAAGGAGTTCAGTGGACCATACAGCACCATGGTTGAAGTCCCTCGGATTTACAGAGATGGTCAGAAACTGGGTGATACTGAACATCTGCTACAAAATTTCAG GTCCCTTATTTGTCGATTAGAAGAAGTAGATCCTAGGATGTTGAGTCATGAAGAGAAGCTAGCATTCTGGATTAACATACACAATGCGTTGGTGATGCAT GCATATTTGGCTTATGGGATTCCACAAAACAATGTAAAGAGAGTTTTTCTACTCTTAAAG GCAGCATATAACATTGGGGGTCACATCATCAGTGCAGACACTATACAGAGTTCTGTCCTAGGTTGCAGAATGTCTCGTCCTGGGCAG CCAAATTTAAATGCATCATCCACGGTTTTCTTAAGTGAGCGTGCTGTTCCTGTTGCAATATTTGAAACTGATGCTG AAATAATGAAGCATTATGTGCGGAGATGGTGCAAGATTTCATCAGATGTGGGCATTCGATCCATTATTGACTGGTCTTATTACAAGCAAAGGCTTAGTTCAGCAATTCAGAAAGTTATTACCATTCCTGCAGCAATGCAAAAG GTTGCGAATCCCGTCCCTAGGGTACTGCATCCTGATTGGCTGCATAAGAAGGTTCGTGAGAAGGAGGACAAGTTTCGACAACGCAAATTAGTTGATATCTTCAGCTCGTTGAACAGGGAtgcatttttgaaaaagaatagTGATGCTGCTGGCGCCAATGGTGTGATGAATGAAGAAATTGTTAAAGACTTGGAGGACTTTGGAAACAAAAGCAGAAAATCTGTAACTGGACCTAGGATA CCTGCAGACTGGGAGGATAGGGAATATATTGATGATCCTAGTGAGGTTAAACCTGAG GGATATGATtcaattccaaaagaaattccAGACCCAAAAGCTAAAGAG CCTGATAACTGGGATGATGAAGAGAATGGTGCGTGGAAACCCCCAAAGGTACCTAATCCAGCGTATAAAGGACCATGGAAGCCCAA AAAATTAAGAACCTTGGATTATAAAGGAAAGACTCCTTGGATTGATAATCCAG AGTTTGAAGATGACCCTAATGTTTATGGGCTTAAGCCAATTAAGCATGTAGGAATTGAGGTTTGGCAG GTAAAGGGTGGGTCAGTTTACGACAATGTTTTGATCTGTGATGACCCAGATTATGCAACACAAGTTGTGGAAGAAGTATTTGCAAACAGGGAG ATTGAAAAAGAGGCCTTTGAGGAAgcagagaaagtgagaaaagcACGAGAGGAAGAG GAAGCTCAAAGAGCAAGAGAAGAAGGTGAAAGGAGGAGAAGAGAGCGGGGTTCTGATCGACGGTACAGGGATAGATATAAGGACAGATACAGAAGG GACCGTCGTGATTACATGGATGATTACCAT AAATTTCTACTGAACAAACGTGAAATGGAGTTGTTGAAGTTAGAAAACAAGGTTAGGTTTATCCTTGCAGTTGTGAAGGGAGAGATCATTGTAAGTAATAGGAAGAGAGCTGATCTGTTTGTTGAGCTGCAAACAAAAGGTTTCACTCCTTTTCCAAAGAAAACTAAAGCTGTTGAGCCAGAAGTTGCTGGTGCAACTGATGATACAGAAGAAACAGAAGTGAAATCTCCTGCTGACAGCAGTAGTAATGGGGTACAGATAAGTGATTATGAGTATCTACTGGCCATGGCAATTGGAAGCTTGACCATTGAGAAGGTTCAGGAGTTATGCGCTGAAAGGGATAAGGTCAATAAGGAGGTTGATGATTTGAGAAAGGAAACTCCAAAGTCCTTTTGGAGGACAGATCTTGATGCTTTGGAGGGGCAACTCGAT GAGCTAGAGAGAAGTGATGTGAGTCAGAGGagttaa
- the LOC115972851 gene encoding DNA polymerase epsilon catalytic subunit A-like: MNVKSDLLHVVQRNQEKFDAAEAYESIIAGKREQRPQDFVDCIVDLREYDVPYHVRFAIDNDVRCGQWYDVSVSSTGLMLEKRTDLLQRAEVHVCAFDIETTKLPLKFPDAEYDLIMMISYMVDGQGYLIINRELS; this comes from the exons ATGAATGTGAAGAGTGACCTATTGCATGTCGTTCAAAGAAACCAGGAAAAATTTGATGCTGCAGAAGCATATGAGTCCATTATAGCAGGGAAAAG AGAACAAAGGCCTCAAGATTTTGTAGACTGTATTGTTGATCTCCGCGAGTATGATGTTCCTTATCATGTTCGATTTGCCATTGATAATG ATGTACGATGTGGGCAATGGTATGACGTTAGTGTATCCAGTACTGGTCTTATGCTGGAAAAGAGGACAGATCTTTTGCAACGTGCTGAAGTGCATGTTTGTGCATTTGATATTGAGACTACAAAGCTTCCTTTGAAATTTCCTGATGCTGAATACGATTTAATAATGATGATTTCGTACATGGTTGATGGACAAGGGTACCTGATTATTAACAGAGAG CTTTCCTGA